One Lacipirellulaceae bacterium DNA window includes the following coding sequences:
- the fabZ gene encoding 3-hydroxyacyl-ACP dehydratase FabZ — MSLEAIKAAIPHREPFLLIDEIVEQSDDRIVCRKTFSGDEFWYAGHFPDFPITPGVIMCEAAMQAGAVLLAKHAEPGGDTVPVATRADNVKFKKMVMPGDTVAFEVTLNEQLSGAFFLSAKAMVDGKVCTRFDFACTLAERTGH; from the coding sequence ATGTCCCTCGAAGCCATCAAAGCCGCGATTCCGCATCGCGAACCCTTTCTACTTATCGACGAAATCGTTGAGCAGTCCGACGACCGGATTGTTTGTCGCAAGACCTTCTCAGGCGATGAGTTTTGGTATGCGGGGCACTTTCCCGATTTTCCAATTACCCCCGGCGTCATCATGTGCGAGGCGGCCATGCAAGCAGGGGCCGTGTTGCTAGCGAAACATGCGGAGCCTGGCGGTGATACCGTTCCTGTGGCAACTAGAGCGGATAACGTCAAGTTCAAGAAGATGGTCATGCCCGGTGACACGGTCGCGTTTGAAGTAACGCTCAACGAACAACTTTCAGGCGCGTTTTTCTTAAGTGCCAAAGCCATGGTCGATGGCAAGGTTTGCACACGTTTCGACTTCGCCTGCACCCTTGCTGAAAGAACTGGGCATTAG
- a CDS encoding class I SAM-dependent methyltransferase: MSHLHAGWLFRKSREEEERPGELYKFLDIQRGQTVCDFGCGNGYHAIQMAKRVGPRGKVLAVDIQPEMLEKLNRRVETRGFNNVEPILATDEESGLPEGKVDLVLMVDVYHELSDPPPVMKEVKKSLKPDGRLVLVEFREEDPGVPIRPLHKMSKRQVHRELTAQGFLLVSQYDKLPWQHVMVYASGEGGLPKVELEPWAPPETEQNAPK; encoded by the coding sequence ATGAGTCATCTCCACGCTGGCTGGCTATTCCGTAAAAGCCGTGAAGAGGAAGAGCGCCCGGGAGAGCTCTACAAGTTTCTAGACATTCAGCGCGGTCAAACTGTTTGCGACTTTGGTTGCGGGAACGGATACCACGCAATTCAGATGGCCAAACGTGTGGGACCACGAGGAAAAGTGCTCGCGGTCGATATTCAGCCGGAGATGCTTGAGAAGCTAAATCGAAGGGTCGAAACGCGCGGGTTCAACAACGTCGAGCCGATTCTAGCAACGGACGAGGAGTCGGGACTGCCAGAAGGAAAAGTCGACCTCGTCCTGATGGTGGACGTCTATCACGAGTTGTCTGATCCGCCACCAGTTATGAAAGAGGTCAAGAAATCGCTGAAACCTGATGGCAGGCTCGTGCTGGTTGAATTTCGCGAAGAGGACCCAGGCGTTCCCATTCGCCCGCTTCACAAGATGAGCAAGCGGCAAGTCCATCGTGAACTGACCGCTCAAGGATTTTTGCTTGTCTCTCAGTACGACAAGTTGCCATGGCAACATGTCATGGTCTATGCCTCAGGCGAGGGTGGGCTTCCGAAAGTTGAACTCGAACCGTGGGCCCCGCCAGAAACAGAACAGAACGCCCCAAAGTAG
- a CDS encoding J domain-containing protein, with protein sequence MPTYLLAATAQESWPNTFDSTVMALFFGIAFGTPILGYVFMVLDFRRYLRSLRRALVVVTRHVPRVPYWALRDRPNCLTTLGLSPGCSEEEVMEAYREKVKTLHPDRGGDLQSFLRLQETFEEAIRTVRETSAAGNASE encoded by the coding sequence ATGCCTACTTACTTGCTAGCAGCCACAGCGCAGGAGTCTTGGCCGAACACGTTTGATAGCACGGTGATGGCCCTGTTCTTTGGGATCGCCTTTGGGACCCCCATCCTGGGCTATGTGTTTATGGTTCTCGATTTCCGCCGCTATCTGCGGTCCCTGCGCCGAGCACTCGTTGTCGTCACACGTCACGTCCCCAGAGTTCCCTACTGGGCATTGCGCGACCGCCCGAACTGCCTAACAACTTTGGGACTCTCCCCTGGCTGCAGCGAAGAAGAAGTCATGGAGGCCTACCGTGAGAAGGTGAAAACGCTTCACCCCGACCGTGGTGGCGATCTTCAAAGTTTCCTGCGTTTACAGGAAACCTTCGAAGAAGCGATTCGCACAGTTCGAGAGACCTCAGCCGCTGGCAATGCCAGCGAGTGA
- a CDS encoding TIGR04283 family arsenosugar biosynthesis glycosyltransferase: MNLSIIIPTLDEAATIEVAIDHAWNLSPAEVIVVDGGSEDETESLAKRKASKVFQAPRGRGPQQNAGAALAAGDVLLFLHADTWLAPQARKQLETDLADKQACYGAFRQSIDARGGLYRLLEAGNTFRARQLRIPYGDQGLFFRREFFESIGGFPNIPLMEDLRLMRALRKSGHSPTILPGPIVVSARRWQEQGIVRQTLLNWSLAWKDRRGESADRLAARYGKGQRTTGRASSASAHSRSAT; encoded by the coding sequence TTGAATCTCTCAATCATCATCCCAACGCTCGACGAGGCGGCGACGATCGAAGTCGCAATCGATCATGCGTGGAATCTCTCCCCGGCAGAAGTGATCGTTGTTGACGGGGGAAGTGAGGATGAGACCGAGAGTCTCGCGAAGCGGAAGGCAAGCAAGGTTTTCCAAGCCCCTCGGGGCCGCGGCCCGCAGCAAAACGCCGGTGCCGCACTCGCCGCTGGCGATGTTCTGTTGTTTCTTCACGCCGATACCTGGCTTGCCCCCCAAGCTCGAAAGCAATTGGAGACTGACCTTGCCGACAAACAGGCTTGCTATGGGGCGTTCCGGCAAAGCATCGACGCACGCGGCGGGCTCTATCGACTTCTTGAAGCAGGAAATACCTTTCGGGCTAGGCAACTCCGCATACCCTACGGCGATCAAGGTTTGTTCTTCCGTCGCGAATTCTTCGAGTCCATTGGCGGATTTCCGAACATCCCACTCATGGAAGACTTGCGCCTGATGCGTGCATTGCGAAAGAGTGGTCATTCCCCAACGATTCTTCCGGGCCCAATCGTTGTCTCGGCTCGTCGCTGGCAGGAACAAGGCATTGTGCGTCAGACCTTGTTAAATTGGTCACTCGCGTGGAAAGATCGTCGCGGTGAATCGGCGGACAGGCTCGCAGCACGCTATGGCAAGGGGCAGAGAACAACTGGCAGAGCAAGTTCTGCTTCAGCTCATTCGAGGTCCGCTACGTAA
- the lpxD gene encoding UDP-3-O-(3-hydroxymyristoyl)glucosamine N-acyltransferase, giving the protein MEMTLAELAEIVGGRLNGEGSLRITNVRRLALAGPTEVTFATDESHQKALAASEAPAAIVTAELDCSGKSSIVVDDVNEAVTKAVLQFRPRRETSNSGISSQAIIGENVRLGENVEVHAGAIIGDEVVLGDNVVVHAGVRILAGCRIGKDSTLFPNVVLYEETSIGERCLIHAGAVIGAYGFGYEETDGQHLLSQQLGYVEIHDDVEVGAATTIDRGTFGPTIIGEGTKIDNLVMIAHNCQIGRHNLICSQVGIAGSTTTGDYVVMAGQVGVRDHVHIGERAILGSKSGIPNDVPAGEIMLGAPATPVRQQKVQMAAIAKLPEMRRQFRAAQKQLQALVESQMSKSSSEPNEKAA; this is encoded by the coding sequence ATGGAGATGACGCTAGCCGAGTTGGCGGAAATCGTCGGTGGAAGGCTCAACGGAGAGGGCTCTCTCCGGATTACAAATGTGCGACGCCTCGCTCTGGCCGGCCCGACGGAAGTCACGTTTGCCACAGACGAAAGCCACCAAAAAGCGTTGGCTGCCTCAGAAGCTCCAGCAGCGATCGTCACCGCAGAGCTGGACTGCTCAGGAAAATCTTCAATCGTTGTCGACGATGTCAATGAAGCCGTGACAAAGGCCGTGTTGCAGTTTCGGCCTCGTCGTGAGACATCGAACAGCGGCATTAGCTCGCAGGCCATCATTGGCGAAAACGTTCGGCTTGGCGAGAACGTCGAGGTCCACGCAGGGGCCATTATCGGAGACGAGGTCGTTCTCGGTGACAACGTTGTCGTTCATGCCGGTGTCCGAATTCTCGCCGGATGTCGCATCGGGAAAGACAGCACTTTATTCCCAAATGTTGTACTCTACGAAGAGACTTCGATTGGCGAACGCTGCTTAATCCACGCTGGGGCTGTCATCGGCGCGTACGGATTCGGCTACGAAGAAACTGATGGACAGCATCTATTGTCGCAACAGTTGGGGTACGTGGAAATCCACGATGACGTGGAAGTCGGCGCTGCCACGACGATCGACCGTGGGACCTTCGGGCCAACAATTATTGGCGAGGGAACGAAGATCGACAATCTAGTGATGATTGCTCACAACTGCCAGATCGGACGGCACAATCTTATCTGCTCTCAAGTCGGAATCGCCGGTAGTACAACCACAGGCGACTACGTCGTCATGGCAGGACAAGTGGGCGTTCGCGATCATGTCCATATTGGAGAGCGAGCAATTCTTGGCTCCAAGAGTGGTATTCCCAACGACGTTCCCGCAGGCGAAATCATGCTTGGTGCTCCAGCAACTCCTGTTCGTCAACAAAAAGTACAGATGGCCGCCATTGCTAAGCTCCCTGAGATGCGTCGTCAATTCCGTGCGGCTCAAAAGCAACTCCAAGCTCTGGTAGAAAGCCAAATGTCCAAATCCAGCTCAGAACCTAACGAAAAAGCCGCTTAG
- the lpxI gene encoding UDP-2,3-diacylglucosamine diphosphatase LpxI (LpxI, functionally equivalent to LpxH, replaces it in LPS biosynthesis in a minority of bacteria.), which translates to MKLSAESPIESDLAPLGVLAGWGKLPLRVAEAAKDEGRPLVGLGVIDHADPKLEALCDEFLWIGIGSVGKSIRFLRKHGVKEAVMAGKIHKAQFFRPGWWWRHRPDFKCLTAFSGQLLSGTKDRKDDTVMLTLIEAFAGAGIRFEAPTRFAPELLVKNGLVAGKAPSVRQRRDLDFGWNLAKSMGGLDVGQTVCVKNQAVLAVEAIEGTDLCIQRAGDLCGHSGFTVVKVAKPGQDMRFDVPTVGTQTLESIAKAGGNLLVVESEQTILLEAQEFYRTAKRLDISVVAISDNSAKAAA; encoded by the coding sequence ATGAAGCTCTCAGCCGAAAGCCCAATCGAGAGTGATCTAGCTCCTCTGGGAGTCCTTGCTGGATGGGGAAAGCTGCCGCTTCGAGTCGCTGAAGCTGCCAAGGATGAAGGCCGCCCTCTCGTTGGACTGGGTGTCATCGATCATGCCGACCCAAAGCTCGAGGCGTTGTGCGATGAGTTCCTTTGGATTGGCATCGGCAGTGTCGGCAAGTCGATTCGATTCTTGCGCAAGCATGGCGTCAAGGAAGCCGTGATGGCAGGCAAGATTCACAAAGCTCAGTTCTTCAGGCCCGGCTGGTGGTGGCGACACCGTCCCGACTTCAAGTGCCTGACCGCTTTCTCAGGCCAACTTCTCTCAGGAACGAAAGATCGTAAGGACGACACCGTTATGCTGACCCTGATCGAAGCTTTCGCGGGGGCTGGCATTCGCTTCGAAGCACCAACGCGTTTTGCACCTGAGCTGTTGGTGAAAAACGGCCTCGTCGCTGGCAAGGCACCATCTGTTCGTCAACGTCGCGACTTGGATTTCGGTTGGAACCTAGCCAAATCAATGGGTGGCCTGGATGTGGGTCAAACCGTGTGCGTGAAAAACCAGGCCGTTCTGGCAGTCGAAGCAATCGAGGGCACAGATCTCTGTATCCAACGTGCGGGGGATTTGTGTGGGCACTCAGGGTTTACAGTCGTAAAAGTCGCAAAGCCTGGGCAGGACATGCGTTTCGACGTCCCAACCGTGGGGACTCAGACACTGGAGTCGATCGCCAAGGCAGGCGGAAACCTGTTGGTTGTAGAAAGCGAGCAAACGATACTTCTCGAAGCTCAGGAGTTTTATCGCACCGCCAAACGACTCGACATCAGTGTCGTAGCAATCAGTGACAACTCTGCCAAAGCGGCTGCTTAG
- a CDS encoding serine/threonine-protein kinase, which produces MASEFLDLVRRSKLVEAEALEQFLEGLAVKHGGKIPSTKEEQSAALVEAELLTQWQADKLLLGKHKGFMLGKYKLLNLLGRGGMSQVYLAEHMLMKRKVAIKVLPKNRVADSSYLDRFRIEARAAAKLDDPNIVRAYDIDQDGDTHYLVMEYVKGRDLHIVVKEDGPLKYELAADYIAQVARGLDHAHEMGLVHRDIKPANCLLDEKGTVKLLDMGLARLVGDEASLTLENNENVLGTADYLAPEQALNSHKADHRADIYSLGCTLYYLLTGHPPFPEGTISERLLKHQVEEAPSIANDRPDVPPSLVVICNRMMAKSADERYQTAGEVNEALSDWLADRGYDVGDSGKRTGSSDSGGVGSDVFRRFAASMGKTSGDSGAKQKTSDSGRPSAPPEPEEDIGLAPIEDETAEEAEDSSDDLSDSSTEAAPEPEPVGPQVSLFEEEMLAKEQEQKRPLRNLSDTFDPLNPPGFSGPSYGTPGWVYAMVGVGVFAVLAVIVGFVVFG; this is translated from the coding sequence GTGGCCAGCGAATTTCTAGACCTTGTCCGTCGCAGCAAGCTTGTCGAAGCGGAAGCGCTCGAACAGTTCCTTGAGGGACTTGCCGTGAAACATGGCGGTAAGATTCCGAGTACGAAAGAAGAGCAATCGGCTGCGCTGGTCGAAGCGGAACTGCTGACGCAGTGGCAGGCGGACAAGCTTCTGCTGGGTAAGCACAAAGGCTTCATGCTCGGCAAGTATAAGCTGCTAAACTTGCTAGGGCGTGGAGGCATGAGCCAGGTCTATTTGGCTGAGCACATGCTGATGAAGCGCAAGGTAGCCATTAAAGTGCTGCCTAAAAACCGCGTCGCGGATTCTTCGTACCTAGATCGGTTTCGCATCGAAGCCAGGGCGGCAGCCAAGCTCGACGACCCGAACATTGTGCGTGCTTACGACATCGATCAAGACGGCGACACCCATTACCTGGTAATGGAGTACGTCAAAGGGCGTGACTTACACATCGTTGTGAAAGAGGATGGCCCACTTAAGTATGAATTGGCTGCGGACTATATCGCTCAAGTCGCACGGGGGCTCGACCATGCTCATGAAATGGGGCTCGTGCATCGCGACATCAAGCCAGCGAATTGTCTTCTGGATGAAAAGGGCACTGTGAAGCTGCTCGATATGGGGCTTGCGCGGCTCGTTGGTGACGAGGCATCGCTCACGCTTGAGAACAATGAGAATGTCCTGGGTACGGCTGATTATCTCGCTCCAGAGCAAGCGCTCAACAGTCACAAGGCGGACCATCGGGCCGATATTTATAGTCTGGGCTGCACGCTCTACTACCTGCTAACTGGCCATCCGCCATTTCCTGAGGGAACGATTTCTGAGCGTTTGCTCAAGCATCAGGTCGAAGAGGCACCGAGCATCGCCAACGACCGACCCGATGTGCCGCCCTCTCTGGTCGTCATCTGCAACCGCATGATGGCGAAGAGCGCTGACGAGCGTTACCAGACTGCTGGTGAAGTGAACGAAGCCCTCTCCGATTGGCTCGCTGACCGTGGCTATGATGTCGGGGATAGCGGAAAACGCACGGGAAGCAGCGATTCGGGCGGCGTTGGCAGCGATGTGTTTCGACGCTTTGCCGCCTCGATGGGCAAGACGAGCGGCGATTCGGGTGCGAAGCAAAAGACGAGCGACTCTGGGAGACCATCGGCTCCTCCCGAGCCAGAAGAGGATATCGGCCTAGCACCAATCGAAGATGAAACAGCCGAAGAAGCCGAAGACTCGAGCGACGATCTTTCCGACTCTTCTACTGAGGCTGCACCAGAGCCCGAACCCGTCGGGCCGCAAGTTTCGCTTTTTGAAGAAGAGATGCTCGCCAAGGAGCAGGAGCAAAAGCGTCCACTTCGAAATCTTAGTGACACCTTTGATCCACTTAATCCGCCAGGCTTCTCTGGCCCCAGCTACGGGACTCCCGGATGGGTTTACGCGATGGTTGGCGTGGGAGTTTTCGCGGTTCTAGCAGTCATTGTTGGGTTTGTCGTCTTTGGCTAG
- a CDS encoding SDR family oxidoreductase, with protein sequence MPEDFLQLEGRRIAVFGVANRKSVAFHIAKLLEAAGAEVVYVVRSEERQTSVAKLTGSSRVHVCDVEHQEQIDTLADLLKEKYGQLHGVVHSIAFADYDERGMIPFHETSREQLLRTFDISCYSLIALSKALQDLLAKDASVVTISISTTRMASENYGFMAPVKAALDSSLAFLAKSFSKFSEVRFNAVAPGLLKTSASAGIPGYVDSYLYAERATLRGRAVKTEEAASAAAFLLSPRSSGINAQRIVVDAGMEVNYFDERLIRPAVESLGE encoded by the coding sequence ATGCCAGAAGACTTCTTGCAACTCGAAGGACGACGCATCGCCGTGTTCGGCGTGGCGAATCGCAAGAGCGTCGCTTTTCATATCGCCAAACTGCTCGAAGCAGCAGGGGCTGAGGTCGTCTACGTCGTGCGTTCCGAAGAGCGACAGACGTCCGTAGCCAAGTTGACCGGCAGCTCACGCGTTCATGTTTGTGACGTGGAGCACCAAGAGCAGATTGATACGCTAGCCGATCTGTTGAAGGAGAAGTACGGACAACTGCACGGCGTCGTCCACTCAATAGCCTTCGCTGACTACGATGAGCGGGGCATGATCCCGTTTCACGAAACAAGCCGTGAGCAATTACTTCGAACTTTCGACATTTCCTGCTACTCTCTGATTGCACTCTCCAAGGCTCTGCAGGACCTACTCGCCAAGGATGCCTCAGTCGTAACGATTTCGATTTCCACAACTCGCATGGCGAGCGAGAACTACGGGTTTATGGCTCCAGTCAAAGCGGCACTCGATTCGAGCCTGGCGTTCTTGGCAAAGTCTTTCAGCAAGTTCTCAGAAGTCCGCTTCAATGCGGTAGCACCTGGATTGCTGAAGACCTCGGCATCTGCGGGGATTCCGGGTTATGTCGATTCTTACCTCTACGCGGAGCGGGCGACTCTCCGTGGGCGTGCCGTGAAGACCGAAGAGGCTGCCTCAGCCGCCGCATTTCTCTTAAGTCCCCGTTCTAGCGGGATAAACGCTCAGCGAATCGTGGTAGACGCTGGGATGGAGGTCAACTATTTCGACGAACGTCTCATCCGGCCTGCCGTCGAATCTTTGGGCGAGTAG
- a CDS encoding NAD(P)/FAD-dependent oxidoreductase, with amino-acid sequence MPRDFLKHTKDHYDVVVIGSGLAGLTSANILARQGRSVLLLEQHYKLGGMATWFKRPGGHIFDISLHGFPYGMVKSCRRYWTKEIAESIVQLDGVRFDNPMFSLWTSFTREDFTRQLIEKFQVEPQAVNDFFDTARGMNFYDDQEMTTGELFEKFFPGRKDVIRLLMEPITYANGSTLEDPAISYGIVFSNFMSKGVFTFQGGTDKLIHQMEEELEANGVDIGIRSNVQKINVEAEKVTSVEVNGKTIRCDAVVSNANVRQTIFDLVGEEKFDQGFIDDAKAVRLNNSSTQVYMALEEDDRLDVNELGDLLFSSEAPYFRTEALLSRDITSRTYSFYYPKTRPQGRPRCLIVSSTNAHFDDWAHLPESEYEASKKDLCETTLEALNKYVPNIRDRVVHVEASTPRSFKHYTNHPAGASFGTKFEGLAVSRALPQQIAGLYHAGSVGIIMSGWLGAMNYGVIVANEVDSQLMNNSSASTAGFEKSVVEDVAS; translated from the coding sequence ATGCCCCGCGATTTCCTCAAACATACCAAAGACCACTACGACGTTGTCGTCATCGGAAGCGGCCTCGCTGGTCTAACGTCAGCGAATATCTTAGCCCGTCAGGGGCGCTCGGTCCTGCTCCTAGAGCAGCATTACAAGCTGGGGGGGATGGCCACTTGGTTCAAACGCCCTGGGGGGCACATCTTTGATATTTCCCTCCACGGCTTCCCCTACGGAATGGTGAAGAGCTGCCGTCGCTATTGGACCAAGGAGATCGCGGAGTCAATCGTCCAACTCGACGGAGTGCGTTTTGACAATCCTATGTTCTCGCTCTGGACGAGTTTCACACGGGAAGACTTTACCAGACAGTTGATTGAAAAATTCCAGGTCGAGCCCCAAGCCGTGAACGATTTCTTTGATACGGCCCGTGGGATGAATTTTTACGACGATCAAGAAATGACCACCGGAGAACTCTTTGAGAAGTTCTTCCCAGGGCGTAAGGATGTCATTCGCCTGCTGATGGAGCCGATTACTTACGCCAACGGCAGCACGCTCGAAGATCCGGCAATCAGCTATGGCATCGTGTTCAGCAACTTCATGTCTAAGGGGGTCTTCACCTTTCAAGGGGGTACCGACAAGCTCATCCATCAGATGGAAGAGGAATTGGAGGCCAACGGAGTCGACATCGGCATTCGATCAAACGTTCAGAAGATCAACGTCGAAGCAGAAAAAGTGACCTCCGTTGAGGTGAACGGCAAGACCATCCGCTGCGACGCCGTGGTCAGCAATGCAAACGTTAGACAGACAATTTTCGATCTTGTGGGAGAAGAGAAGTTCGACCAGGGATTTATTGACGATGCCAAAGCCGTTCGTCTGAACAATAGTAGTACGCAGGTTTACATGGCGCTTGAAGAGGATGATCGCCTCGACGTCAACGAGCTTGGTGATTTGCTCTTCAGCAGCGAGGCCCCCTACTTTCGGACTGAGGCTTTGCTTTCCCGCGACATCACCAGTCGCACTTATTCGTTTTACTATCCAAAGACACGCCCGCAGGGTCGGCCGCGTTGCTTGATTGTCAGTAGTACGAACGCTCACTTCGACGATTGGGCCCATCTGCCAGAGAGTGAGTATGAGGCGAGCAAGAAAGACCTCTGCGAGACCACGCTCGAAGCACTCAATAAGTACGTTCCTAATATCCGTGATCGAGTGGTCCACGTCGAAGCCAGCACGCCTCGCAGCTTCAAGCATTACACCAACCACCCCGCAGGGGCGAGCTTTGGGACGAAGTTCGAGGGCCTTGCGGTGAGTCGGGCTCTGCCGCAACAGATCGCAGGGCTCTACCATGCGGGTAGCGTTGGCATCATCATGAGTGGCTGGCTGGGCGCAATGAACTACGGTGTGATCGTCGCCAACGAAGTCGATAGCCAGTTGATGAATAACAGTTCCGCCTCGACGGCCGGTTTTGAAAAGTCAGTCGTCGAGGACGTCGCCAGCTAA
- a CDS encoding PmoA family protein: MPITVRWLFALLVSLVATQARSSAEELPVLFKEGFEEGLKRWTTTDQPNKQPVWHIKKGVMRDGVTNHVLRVTGPCSYQPPYRSPHSIAWSKQVVDGTFELTAKVQNTNRNAGPHRDLCFFWGGQDPAHFYYVHLGAKADPHSCQIMIVNGSARKAITQENANSTPWTDAWHQVKVRHETESGLIEVFFDDMKKPRMTTVDKTFTWGRVGLGTFDDHGNFDDVVVRGKTKEKPKVTGEKNDQGVNIQIDGEPFAAYLKKSGHQPVVWPIIGPTGEPVTRSFPLGPLLDNETDDHPHHRSLWFAHGNVNGHDFWLEPTGKNRTEIVHHHFVDLSEIGNDLRLVTQNIWTAGLEKVCEDQRTLIFGGDRDGSRWIDFRIEIMATEGDLTFGDTKEGTFAMRVAGTMKVDAKLDGHLLNSEGQKNVAAWGQPAKWLDATGPVDDETVGITIFSHPKNFRHPCRWHARNYGLITANPFGKKDFPSGEHKQGPHTIKRGESLELRYKVWLHEGRLTKQLLDKKSRFIFEDVALQSSASEAS; the protein is encoded by the coding sequence ATGCCAATTACCGTTCGATGGCTATTTGCACTGCTTGTTTCGCTCGTCGCCACTCAGGCGAGATCTTCTGCAGAGGAACTTCCCGTTCTGTTCAAAGAAGGTTTTGAGGAGGGGCTGAAACGCTGGACGACTACTGACCAGCCCAATAAGCAGCCCGTCTGGCACATCAAGAAGGGCGTCATGCGAGACGGAGTTACCAATCACGTCTTACGTGTCACGGGTCCCTGTTCCTACCAGCCGCCGTACCGCAGTCCACACAGCATTGCATGGTCAAAGCAAGTTGTTGACGGTACGTTCGAACTCACAGCCAAAGTGCAAAATACGAATCGCAACGCTGGCCCTCATCGCGACCTCTGTTTTTTCTGGGGTGGCCAAGACCCGGCCCACTTTTACTATGTCCATCTAGGTGCGAAAGCCGACCCTCATTCCTGTCAAATCATGATCGTCAATGGAAGTGCTCGCAAAGCGATCACCCAGGAGAATGCGAATAGCACTCCGTGGACCGATGCTTGGCATCAAGTGAAGGTCCGGCACGAAACCGAATCAGGCCTGATCGAAGTTTTTTTCGACGATATGAAAAAGCCTCGGATGACGACCGTCGATAAGACGTTCACCTGGGGACGCGTAGGACTCGGCACGTTCGACGACCACGGCAATTTCGATGATGTCGTGGTACGTGGCAAAACGAAGGAGAAGCCCAAAGTCACCGGCGAGAAAAACGACCAAGGAGTGAACATCCAAATCGATGGAGAACCCTTTGCGGCCTATCTCAAGAAGTCTGGCCATCAGCCCGTTGTATGGCCGATCATTGGCCCCACGGGCGAACCCGTGACGCGATCTTTTCCTCTCGGACCACTTTTGGACAACGAAACTGACGACCACCCCCATCATCGTTCGCTCTGGTTCGCTCATGGCAACGTCAACGGGCACGACTTTTGGTTAGAACCGACAGGAAAAAATCGCACCGAAATTGTTCATCACCACTTTGTCGATCTCTCCGAAATTGGCAACGACCTTCGCCTTGTGACTCAAAACATTTGGACTGCCGGGCTCGAGAAAGTATGCGAAGACCAACGAACACTTATCTTTGGTGGCGATCGGGATGGCTCTCGTTGGATTGATTTCAGAATCGAAATCATGGCGACCGAAGGTGACCTCACCTTCGGCGACACTAAGGAGGGAACTTTTGCCATGCGGGTAGCGGGCACGATGAAAGTCGATGCAAAACTCGACGGCCATCTACTTAACAGTGAGGGCCAGAAGAATGTTGCCGCATGGGGACAGCCCGCGAAGTGGCTCGACGCGACCGGCCCCGTCGACGACGAGACGGTCGGCATCACGATCTTCAGCCATCCGAAGAACTTTCGGCATCCTTGCCGCTGGCATGCCCGCAACTACGGACTCATCACAGCGAATCCTTTCGGAAAGAAAGACTTTCCAAGTGGCGAACATAAACAGGGACCCCATACCATCAAGCGTGGTGAATCACTTGAGCTTCGCTACAAGGTCTGGCTCCATGAGGGCCGGCTGACAAAGCAACTGTTAGATAAAAAAAGCCGCTTTATTTTCGAAGACGTTGCCCTTCAATCCTCGGCCAGTGAAGCCTCTTGA